In Oscillatoria acuminata PCC 6304, a single window of DNA contains:
- the frr gene encoding ribosome recycling factor gives MKLAEVEDLMKKAVEATQRSFNTIRTGRANTSLLDKVMVEYYGTPTPLKSLASINTPDASTISIQPFDRGSLAVIEKAILTSDLGLTPNNDGAIIRLNIPQLTSDRRLELVKVAGKYAEEGKVAIRNARRDGIDSVRKQEKNSDISQDESRSLQDDIQKLTDKYVAKIDEVLAAKEKDITTV, from the coding sequence GTGAAGTTAGCTGAAGTAGAAGATCTAATGAAAAAAGCGGTTGAGGCAACTCAACGCTCTTTTAACACCATTCGCACCGGCAGAGCAAATACCTCTTTGCTGGATAAAGTTATGGTTGAATATTACGGAACGCCCACCCCGCTGAAATCGTTAGCGAGCATCAATACACCGGATGCGAGTACGATTTCTATTCAACCGTTCGATCGCGGCAGTTTGGCTGTGATCGAAAAAGCGATTTTAACCTCGGATTTGGGCTTAACTCCGAACAATGATGGGGCAATCATTCGGTTGAACATTCCCCAGTTAACCAGCGATCGCCGTCTGGAACTGGTGAAAGTTGCTGGAAAATATGCCGAAGAAGGTAAGGTGGCCATTCGCAATGCTCGTCGGGATGGGATTGATTCAGTCCGTAAGCAGGAAAAAAATAGCGACATCTCCCAAGATGAATCGAGATCTTTGCAAGATGACATTCAAAAATTGACGGATAAATACGTGGCAAAAATCGACGAAGTGCTTGCGGCTAAGGAAAAAGACATCACTACTGTCTAA
- the pyrH gene encoding UMP kinase, which produces MGTVYQRVLLKLSGEALMGELNYGIDPMVVEQIAQQLADLIADGVEVAVVVGGGNIFRGVKGAAAGMDRATADYIGMIATVMNAMTLQDSLERMGIPTRVQTAIAMQEVAEPYIRRRAIRHLEKKRVVIFGAGSGNPFFTTDTTAALRAAEINAEVIFKATKVDGIYDSDPHVNPNAKRYNSLTYGHVLTHDLRVMDSTAIALCKDNNIPIIVFDLSVPGNIRRAVLGENVGTIVGGSCEVS; this is translated from the coding sequence ATGGGGACAGTGTACCAGCGAGTCTTACTAAAGCTGAGTGGCGAAGCATTGATGGGCGAGCTGAATTACGGCATCGATCCCATGGTGGTTGAACAAATCGCTCAACAGTTGGCAGATCTAATTGCCGATGGCGTAGAAGTGGCAGTCGTTGTCGGTGGTGGTAACATTTTTCGCGGAGTTAAAGGCGCAGCCGCAGGCATGGATCGGGCGACGGCTGACTATATCGGCATGATCGCTACGGTGATGAATGCCATGACTTTGCAGGATTCTCTCGAACGCATGGGCATCCCGACTCGGGTGCAAACCGCGATCGCCATGCAGGAAGTTGCCGAACCCTATATTCGCCGTCGTGCCATTCGCCACCTAGAAAAAAAACGGGTGGTTATTTTTGGGGCCGGATCGGGAAATCCCTTCTTTACCACGGATACCACCGCTGCTCTCAGAGCCGCCGAAATCAATGCGGAGGTAATTTTTAAAGCCACCAAAGTTGATGGGATTTATGATAGTGACCCCCATGTGAACCCGAATGCGAAACGGTATAACAGTCTGACTTATGGTCATGTTTTAACGCACGATTTACGGGTGATGGATAGTACCGCGATCGCCCTGTGCAAAGACAATAATATCCCTATCATAGTATTTGACCTCTCGGTCCCGGGTAACATCCGCCGAGCGGTCTTGGGAGAAAACGTCGGAACGATTGTGGGAGGTTCTTGTGAAGTTAGCTGA
- a CDS encoding thioredoxin family protein, whose product MIGTAIGSHAPDFELPGIDDRVHHLARYLEQYRGVGVIFLCNHCPYVQSYLDRLKQIQTDFNGEGFTLIGINSNDAHQYPEDSFEQMKSFAQERGLNFPYLRDATQDVAHCFGAQKTPEVFLLDGEGILRYRGGIDDCPDCPEEVEVAYLRNAIASLLSGEPIAIESTEAIGGSLKWQSNDRRSPLL is encoded by the coding sequence ATGATAGGGACTGCTATCGGAAGCCATGCCCCGGATTTTGAATTACCGGGAATAGACGATCGCGTTCACCACTTAGCTCGGTATTTGGAACAGTATCGGGGAGTGGGCGTAATTTTCTTATGCAATCACTGTCCGTATGTCCAATCCTATCTCGATCGCCTCAAACAGATCCAGACGGATTTTAACGGCGAGGGCTTTACCCTGATTGGCATTAACTCCAACGATGCCCATCAATATCCTGAAGATAGCTTTGAACAAATGAAGTCCTTCGCCCAGGAAAGGGGCCTCAATTTTCCCTATCTGCGGGATGCCACCCAGGATGTAGCCCATTGCTTTGGCGCTCAAAAGACCCCCGAGGTGTTTTTGCTGGATGGGGAGGGGATTCTGCGCTATCGAGGCGGAATTGATGATTGTCCCGACTGCCCAGAGGAAGTGGAGGTTGCCTACTTGAGAAACGCGATCGCATCCTTGCTATCCGGGGAACCCATCGCCATAGAGTCCACAGAAGCAATCGGCGGTTCCCTCAAGTGGCAATCAAACGACCGGCGATCGCCATTACTCTAA
- a CDS encoding alpha/beta fold hydrolase has translation MTLIPSNPSPPTPSAALPFQTWTWRGFPICYQQQGEAGPAVVLVHGFGASCGHWRKNIPDLATGCRVYAIDLIGFGYSAKPTPGEAIAYTFETWGAQLADFCREIIGGPAFFVGNSIGCIAIMQAAVDHPELAQGIVAINCSLRLLHDRKRSLKPWHQRIGPPIAQKILSVKWIAQFFFKQLATAKTVRSILLQAYRKADAVTDELVEIILGPSRDAGAVDVFVAFTRYSQGPLPEDLLPILPCPALLLWGSDDPWEPLTLGQEFAQIPTVDQFIPLPGLGHCPQDEAPEVVNPIVLDWILGKQRESKGLE, from the coding sequence ATGACTCTGATTCCTTCCAACCCTTCACCCCCCACCCCTAGCGCCGCGTTACCCTTTCAAACCTGGACCTGGCGAGGGTTTCCGATATGCTACCAACAGCAAGGAGAGGCGGGACCGGCAGTGGTACTCGTCCACGGATTTGGAGCCTCCTGCGGTCACTGGCGCAAAAATATTCCGGACCTCGCCACAGGTTGTCGAGTCTATGCCATTGACTTGATTGGGTTTGGCTATTCGGCTAAACCAACTCCTGGGGAGGCGATCGCCTATACCTTTGAAACCTGGGGAGCACAACTGGCTGATTTTTGCCGGGAAATTATCGGAGGTCCAGCCTTCTTCGTGGGGAATTCCATTGGCTGTATCGCCATCATGCAAGCTGCGGTAGATCATCCCGAACTCGCCCAGGGCATTGTGGCGATTAACTGTTCCCTGCGCCTGCTGCACGATCGCAAACGGTCCCTAAAACCCTGGCATCAACGCATCGGCCCACCCATTGCACAAAAGATATTATCTGTCAAGTGGATTGCCCAATTCTTTTTTAAACAATTAGCCACCGCGAAAACAGTCCGCTCCATTTTATTGCAAGCCTACCGGAAAGCAGATGCCGTCACCGATGAACTGGTGGAAATTATTCTCGGACCCTCCCGGGATGCCGGTGCCGTAGATGTCTTTGTCGCCTTTACCCGCTATTCTCAAGGCCCCTTACCGGAAGATTTGCTACCCATTTTACCTTGCCCCGCCCTCCTCCTCTGGGGCAGCGATGACCCCTGGGAACCCCTCACCCTGGGACAAGAATTTGCCCAAATCCCGACAGTAGACCAATTTATTCCCTTACCGGGATTGGGTCATTGTCCCCAAGATGAAGCCCCCGAAGTTGTCAATCCAATTGTGTTGGACTGGATATTAGGAAAACAAAGGGAATCGAAGGGTTTGGAGTAG
- a CDS encoding SulP family inorganic anion transporter produces the protein MQLLNKIGIENLRGDLFGGITAAIVALPLALAFGVASGAGAIAGLYGAIILGFLAALFGGTPAQVSGPTGPMTVIITTVIASLVARHPDTGLAMAFTVVMIGGLFQILFGFMKLGQYLTLMSYTVISGFMSGIGVIVILLQLPPLLGYKGGGSVWGTLQQLPSYLMQPNFYALGLGLLTLAIVTLAPPRLNRIFPAPLLALAIGTGVSVLWISNGDVPRIGLIPSGFPQIQMPTFTLDDFRMMMRYGLMLGILGSIDSLLTSLVADNISQIQHNSDKELIGQGIGNCICGLFGGLPGAGATMRTVTNVQAGGRTPLSGIIHAGVLLMITLGAGPITTVIPHAVLAGLLLKVGMDIIDWSFIRRAPRLSPRATGLMSLVLVLTVFVDLVTAVVVGVFIANMLTIKRLTDVQSDRIRAVSDPTFAMGLSEEEKELLTQSQGDILLFQLGGPLSFGAAKTISRRISILKSYQVLVLDLSEVPSMGVTAALAIETMLMDSEQCDRQVFVVVSPGQPRRRLGKLNLDRFSCIHLIENRQEALQRAADLISKRPHIL, from the coding sequence ATGCAGTTACTGAATAAGATTGGGATTGAGAATTTACGGGGGGACCTATTTGGCGGCATTACCGCCGCGATCGTCGCCCTACCCCTCGCTTTAGCTTTTGGAGTCGCCTCCGGTGCCGGGGCCATTGCTGGACTCTATGGCGCAATTATCCTCGGTTTCTTAGCCGCCCTTTTTGGCGGGACCCCGGCCCAAGTTTCGGGACCCACAGGTCCGATGACGGTGATTATCACCACCGTCATTGCCTCCCTAGTGGCGCGTCACCCGGATACGGGGTTAGCGATGGCTTTTACCGTGGTCATGATCGGGGGACTATTTCAAATTCTCTTTGGGTTTATGAAATTGGGGCAGTACCTCACCCTGATGTCCTACACGGTCATTTCTGGATTTATGTCCGGGATTGGGGTAATTGTGATTTTGCTACAACTGCCGCCTTTGCTGGGCTATAAAGGCGGGGGTAGTGTGTGGGGAACCCTACAACAACTGCCCAGTTACCTGATGCAACCGAACTTCTACGCTTTAGGGTTAGGACTCCTGACCCTGGCGATCGTCACCCTGGCCCCCCCGCGACTGAACCGAATTTTTCCGGCCCCCCTGCTGGCATTGGCGATCGGAACCGGGGTTTCGGTCCTGTGGATCAGTAATGGGGATGTCCCGCGCATCGGACTGATTCCCAGTGGATTCCCCCAGATACAAATGCCCACCTTTACCCTGGACGACTTCAGAATGATGATGCGCTATGGGTTAATGTTGGGGATTCTGGGTTCCATTGACTCCCTTCTCACCTCCCTTGTCGCGGACAACATTAGCCAAATTCAGCATAACTCGGATAAAGAACTGATTGGGCAGGGGATTGGCAACTGCATCTGTGGACTGTTTGGCGGATTACCTGGGGCTGGGGCCACTATGCGGACGGTGACGAATGTCCAAGCCGGGGGTCGCACGCCGCTTTCAGGGATTATTCATGCCGGAGTGTTGCTGATGATTACCTTGGGGGCGGGTCCTATAACCACGGTGATTCCTCATGCGGTACTCGCGGGACTGTTGTTAAAAGTTGGCATGGATATCATTGATTGGAGCTTTATCCGTCGTGCACCGCGCCTCTCACCTCGGGCAACGGGGCTGATGTCTTTGGTACTCGTGCTCACGGTATTTGTGGATTTAGTCACTGCTGTGGTGGTGGGGGTATTTATCGCCAATATGCTGACGATTAAGCGACTCACGGATGTTCAGAGCGATCGCATCAGGGCAGTCAGTGACCCCACCTTCGCAATGGGGTTAAGTGAGGAGGAGAAGGAATTACTGACTCAATCCCAAGGAGATATTTTACTGTTTCAATTAGGGGGACCCCTGAGTTTCGGTGCGGCAAAAACAATTTCCCGACGGATCAGCATTCTCAAAAGTTATCAGGTTTTAGTTTTGGATCTGAGTGAAGTCCCCTCGATGGGGGTGACGGCAGCTTTGGCGATCGAAACCATGCTGATGGATTCCGAACAATGCGATCGCCAGGTTTTTGTTGTCGTCTCTCCCGGACAACCCCGGCGACGTCTCGGCAAACTCAACCTTGACCGATTTTCCTGCATTCACCTCATAGAAAATCGCCAAGAAGCCTTACAACGGGCTGCTGATTTAATCTCGAAACGTCCCCACATTTTATAG
- the sfsA gene encoding DNA/RNA nuclease SfsA translates to MSEFVYTYPCLFPGTLLKRYKRFLADIKLDTGEEITAHCANPGKMLGLSAPGSRVMVSLSTNIKRKLPYSLELVAAEENPTTWVGVNTSLPNQVIKLALAARLFPGLGAYETIKPEVVYGRDRKSRVDFFLTGTEGTTPIYLEVKNVTWAQGEKALFPDAITTRGHKHLLELVDVMETHSARAVALFFISRGDCEVFGPGDTADPLYGKLLREAVAKGLEILPCRFELSPAGVRFLGLAEVAF, encoded by the coding sequence ATGAGCGAGTTCGTTTACACCTATCCCTGTTTATTTCCCGGTACTTTACTCAAGCGGTATAAACGCTTTCTAGCCGATATCAAACTAGATACCGGCGAAGAAATTACTGCACATTGTGCGAATCCGGGTAAAATGTTAGGGTTATCCGCCCCGGGCAGTCGGGTGATGGTCTCCCTAAGTACCAATATCAAGCGGAAGCTACCCTATAGTTTGGAGTTAGTCGCCGCAGAAGAAAATCCGACCACTTGGGTGGGAGTGAATACCAGTTTACCCAATCAAGTGATTAAATTAGCATTGGCAGCGCGACTGTTTCCGGGATTGGGTGCGTATGAGACAATCAAACCGGAAGTCGTTTATGGACGCGATCGCAAAAGTCGGGTAGATTTTTTTCTGACTGGAACTGAGGGAACCACACCGATTTATCTGGAGGTGAAAAATGTCACTTGGGCGCAGGGAGAAAAAGCATTATTTCCCGATGCCATCACTACCCGAGGACACAAGCATTTGTTAGAGTTAGTAGATGTTATGGAGACTCACTCGGCAAGAGCAGTGGCATTATTTTTTATCAGTCGGGGAGATTGTGAGGTTTTTGGACCCGGAGATACCGCTGATCCGCTCTATGGCAAGTTATTACGGGAAGCAGTTGCTAAAGGGTTGGAAATTCTGCCCTGTCGGTTTGAGTTAAGTCCAGCAGGGGTGAGGTTTTTGGGGTTAGCTGAGGTGGCGTTTTAG
- the ltrA gene encoding group II intron reverse transcriptase/maturase: MTVAMNTVKTSLKTTETWNAIPWTKVQRKVFKLQKRIFQAAKSGQDAKARRLQKLLTSSYYARLLAVRKVTQDNQGKKTAGIDGVKSLKPKQRLELAKDLGKHSKAKALRRVWIPKPGRDEKRPLGIPIIRDRAEQALVKQALEPEWEARFEGTSYGFRPGRSAHDAIGRIYASINQGSYYVLDADITKCFDKINHEYLLSKLDCCLQHRRQIKQWLKAGVVDNGIFEDTESGTPQGGVISPLLANIALDGMARLIEELYPKRKGQKVKATLIRYADDFVVISPEIEIINQCKIALENWLKFVGLELKPEKTKICHTLREIEVNGEKVTPGFDFLGFTIRQYPVGKYKSGKTGGANSRLIGHKTHIKPSAKAIKAHSEALKGVIKNHKTAPQAALISRLNPIIRGWSNYYSGVVSMETFNQMDHNIWQQLRAWTVSRCGQANLEKLRKYFHKVTVKIGNGKERNEKWLFQAKDGLSLWKHSYTQITRHTLVKPEASPYDGNWSYWATRRGTSLEVPMRVAKLLKKHSGRCSRCGQYFAMEDLMEVDHIQPLSMGGKDEYRNLQLLHRHCHDKKTAEDMQNVKSYQ, encoded by the coding sequence ATGACAGTAGCAATGAATACGGTTAAAACGAGTTTAAAGACTACGGAAACATGGAACGCAATTCCTTGGACAAAAGTTCAAAGAAAAGTATTTAAGTTGCAAAAACGTATTTTCCAAGCGGCTAAATCGGGACAGGATGCCAAAGCAAGAAGGTTGCAAAAACTTCTAACTTCATCATACTACGCTAGGCTCTTAGCGGTCAGGAAAGTGACCCAAGATAACCAAGGCAAGAAGACGGCAGGGATAGATGGTGTAAAATCCTTAAAACCCAAACAACGTCTCGAACTTGCTAAGGACCTTGGTAAACACTCTAAAGCCAAAGCACTCAGAAGGGTTTGGATTCCCAAACCAGGACGTGATGAAAAGCGCCCATTGGGTATCCCAATCATTAGAGATAGAGCCGAGCAAGCCTTGGTTAAACAAGCCTTAGAACCCGAATGGGAAGCTAGGTTTGAAGGGACGAGCTATGGGTTTCGACCCGGACGCTCTGCTCACGACGCAATAGGTCGTATCTACGCATCCATAAATCAGGGCAGTTACTATGTCCTAGATGCAGATATAACCAAATGCTTCGACAAGATTAACCATGAATACCTACTGTCCAAATTAGATTGTTGTTTACAACACCGTCGCCAAATCAAACAATGGTTAAAGGCAGGGGTAGTGGATAATGGCATATTTGAGGATACTGAAAGCGGGACACCTCAAGGAGGGGTAATAAGTCCACTCCTGGCCAACATTGCATTGGATGGAATGGCCAGGTTAATCGAAGAACTGTATCCAAAAAGGAAAGGTCAGAAAGTCAAGGCCACCTTAATCAGATATGCTGATGATTTCGTAGTAATCTCACCAGAGATTGAAATCATCAATCAATGCAAGATAGCTTTGGAAAACTGGCTAAAGTTTGTAGGACTTGAGCTTAAACCTGAAAAGACCAAAATATGCCACACACTTAGAGAAATCGAAGTAAATGGAGAAAAGGTCACACCAGGATTTGATTTTCTCGGATTTACCATCAGGCAATATCCAGTAGGTAAATACAAGTCCGGGAAAACAGGAGGCGCAAACAGCAGACTAATCGGGCATAAAACCCATATCAAGCCAAGCGCCAAAGCAATCAAAGCCCACAGTGAAGCGCTAAAGGGTGTCATCAAAAATCATAAAACTGCACCCCAAGCGGCTCTGATAAGTAGACTAAACCCAATCATCAGAGGGTGGAGTAATTACTACTCAGGAGTAGTTTCAATGGAAACCTTCAACCAAATGGACCATAATATTTGGCAACAATTGAGGGCATGGACAGTATCAAGATGCGGTCAGGCAAACCTTGAAAAGCTGAGAAAATATTTCCATAAGGTCACGGTTAAAATCGGAAACGGAAAGGAAAGAAATGAGAAGTGGCTGTTTCAAGCAAAAGACGGATTAAGTCTCTGGAAACACTCCTATACTCAAATTACAAGGCATACATTGGTCAAGCCAGAAGCATCCCCGTATGACGGAAATTGGAGTTATTGGGCAACTAGAAGAGGAACCTCATTAGAAGTTCCAATGCGAGTAGCAAAATTGCTTAAAAAGCACTCAGGCCGATGTTCACGTTGCGGACAATATTTCGCAATGGAAGACTTGATGGAGGTTGACCACATCCAGCCACTCTCAATGGGAGGTAAAGATGAATACCGAAATCTACAGTTATTGCATCGGCACTGTCACGATAAAAAGACGGCTGAAGATATGCAGAACGTCAAGTCGTACCAATGA
- the trmFO gene encoding FADH(2)-oxidizing methylenetetrahydrofolate--tRNA-(uracil(54)-C(5))-methyltransferase TrmFO, producing the protein MNDKQPVTVIGAGLAGTEAAWQIARAGVPVVLYEMRPVQMTPAHHTGEFAELVCSNSFGAKASDRAAGLLHEELRQLGSLVIGTADRHQVPAGGALAVDRGVFSHELTETLANHPLIDLRREEAPAIPQEGIVVLTTGPLTTPALATDLQRFTGMEYMSFFDAASPIVVGDSINLDIAFRASRYDKGDADYINCPMNKEQYLHFWQELCKAEQAELKEFDRETSKFFEACLPIEEMAKRGEDTMRYGPVKPVGLSDPRSETRPYAVVQLRQEDKAGQLWNMVGFQTNLRWGEQKRVFQLIPGLENAEFVRMGVMHRNTFINSPQLLDRTLQFKTRSTLLAAGQLTGTEGYTAATAGGWLAGTNAARLAQGLKPVWMPYTTMMGALFSFISSASPKHFQPMPPNFGILPPFPQKIKSKPERYGKYRDRSLSHLASWRTRLNVRVPALTT; encoded by the coding sequence ATGAACGACAAACAACCCGTTACAGTCATTGGTGCCGGACTTGCAGGCACCGAAGCCGCGTGGCAAATTGCCCGCGCTGGGGTACCCGTCGTCCTCTATGAAATGCGACCCGTGCAAATGACCCCCGCCCATCATACCGGAGAATTTGCCGAACTGGTATGCAGCAACTCCTTTGGGGCCAAAGCCAGCGATCGGGCAGCCGGATTGCTGCATGAAGAACTGCGCCAACTGGGGTCCCTCGTCATCGGCACCGCCGATCGCCATCAAGTCCCCGCCGGTGGTGCACTCGCCGTCGATCGCGGCGTCTTCAGCCATGAACTCACCGAAACCCTCGCCAATCACCCCTTAATCGACCTCCGCCGCGAAGAAGCCCCCGCAATTCCCCAAGAGGGCATCGTCGTCCTCACCACCGGGCCCCTCACCACCCCCGCCCTCGCCACGGACTTGCAGCGCTTCACTGGCATGGAATACATGAGCTTTTTTGATGCTGCCAGTCCCATTGTTGTCGGTGACTCCATCAATTTGGATATCGCCTTCCGCGCCTCTCGGTATGACAAAGGCGACGCTGACTATATTAATTGTCCCATGAATAAAGAACAATACCTGCATTTTTGGCAGGAATTGTGCAAAGCCGAACAAGCGGAATTAAAAGAATTTGACCGAGAAACCTCTAAATTTTTTGAAGCCTGTTTACCCATTGAAGAGATGGCAAAACGGGGAGAAGATACCATGCGGTATGGTCCGGTCAAACCCGTGGGATTAAGTGACCCACGCAGCGAAACTCGGCCTTATGCCGTGGTGCAATTACGCCAAGAAGATAAAGCCGGACAACTCTGGAACATGGTCGGATTCCAAACTAATTTACGGTGGGGAGAACAAAAGCGAGTCTTTCAGTTAATTCCAGGATTAGAAAATGCCGAATTTGTCCGCATGGGAGTGATGCACCGCAATACCTTTATTAATTCCCCCCAATTGTTGGACCGAACCCTACAGTTTAAAACGCGATCAACCCTCCTCGCTGCGGGACAACTCACCGGCACTGAAGGCTATACCGCTGCCACTGCTGGAGGCTGGTTAGCCGGAACCAATGCGGCCCGGTTAGCACAAGGATTAAAACCCGTGTGGATGCCTTATACAACTATGATGGGGGCGTTGTTTTCCTTCATCAGTTCCGCGTCTCCCAAACATTTCCAACCCATGCCCCCCAACTTTGGGATTTTGCCCCCCTTTCCCCAGAAAATCAAGAGCAAACCAGAACGGTATGGCAAATATCGCGATCGGTCCTTGTCTCATCTAGCCAGTTGGCGCACGCGCTTGAATGTGAGAGTTCCTGCCTTGACGACATAA
- a CDS encoding site-2 protease family protein, translated as MILWLLLLGFITYIILRQRVAHLTHTPVWVLWLAVMAPAFLWMAWFFIHGDRSPLPKEVALGSFVVSPLIYWMLFFWGRRDMHSELEQDPGGDSDPESPRMKAVSRGFAPVNPQELRALNDGEEQELRDCFDWTVYALHQIDYRPQAVICRGQLRSPPESAYQKICAKIEDKFGDRFLIIFQEDFKGQPFFLLVPNPQQTLSQDELNKPLIALSLAGITLFTTTLFGTELVGFSLEEVQSDPSLLLQGLPYAVALMLILGIHESGHYLAAVFYKIKTTLPYFIPFPFLLGTFGAFIKIRSPMPNRKVLFDISIAGPLAGLVVTLPLLWWGLVHSTIVPIPENPGIFQITALDPKTSLILAFLSKLALGSQLTLTSAINLHPVAVAGYIGLIATALNLIPVGQLDGGHIIHAMFGQVKAVRIGQITRIAFLGIAWIHRLWVIWAILLFFMPIVDSPALNDVSELDNRRDLLGLLAIALLLAIVLPAPRLITQWLNII; from the coding sequence ATGATTCTCTGGTTACTGCTTCTAGGATTTATTACATACATTATTTTGCGGCAGCGTGTGGCACACCTGACGCACACTCCGGTTTGGGTGTTGTGGTTGGCAGTAATGGCCCCTGCATTCCTGTGGATGGCTTGGTTTTTCATTCATGGCGATCGCAGCCCTTTACCCAAAGAAGTTGCCCTCGGTTCCTTCGTGGTATCACCCTTGATTTACTGGATGCTGTTTTTCTGGGGTCGTCGGGATATGCACTCGGAATTAGAACAGGATCCGGGGGGTGATAGCGACCCGGAATCTCCCCGGATGAAGGCTGTTTCTCGCGGGTTTGCACCTGTGAATCCCCAGGAGTTAAGGGCCTTGAATGATGGTGAAGAACAGGAGTTGCGCGATTGCTTTGATTGGACGGTTTATGCCTTGCATCAGATCGATTACCGTCCGCAAGCGGTGATCTGTCGGGGCCAGTTGCGATCGCCCCCGGAGTCGGCCTATCAAAAAATTTGCGCCAAAATAGAGGACAAATTCGGCGATCGCTTCTTAATTATTTTTCAAGAAGATTTCAAAGGCCAGCCCTTTTTTCTCTTAGTTCCCAACCCTCAGCAAACCCTATCACAGGATGAGTTAAACAAACCCTTAATTGCTCTATCCCTCGCCGGGATCACCCTGTTTACGACCACCTTGTTCGGGACTGAACTGGTTGGATTCTCTCTGGAAGAGGTCCAATCTGACCCCAGTTTATTATTGCAGGGATTACCCTACGCCGTTGCCCTGATGCTCATCCTCGGGATTCACGAATCCGGTCACTATCTGGCGGCAGTTTTTTATAAAATCAAGACCACCCTGCCTTATTTTATTCCCTTCCCCTTTTTGTTAGGCACCTTCGGGGCATTCATCAAAATTAGATCGCCCATGCCGAATCGGAAAGTCTTGTTTGATATCAGTATTGCCGGTCCCCTGGCTGGATTGGTGGTCACCCTGCCCCTGTTGTGGTGGGGATTGGTTCATTCCACCATCGTACCGATCCCAGAGAACCCCGGAATTTTCCAAATCACTGCCCTAGACCCCAAAACATCCCTCATCCTGGCCTTTCTGAGTAAACTCGCCCTAGGGTCGCAACTCACCCTCACCAGTGCCATTAACTTACATCCCGTTGCCGTTGCTGGATACATTGGCTTAATAGCCACTGCCTTAAATCTGATTCCCGTGGGTCAATTGGATGGGGGACATATTATTCATGCCATGTTTGGGCAGGTGAAAGCCGTCCGCATCGGACAAATCACCCGAATTGCCTTTCTGGGAATCGCTTGGATACATCGATTATGGGTTATTTGGGCAATTCTGTTATTCTTTATGCCGATTGTAGATTCCCCCGCCCTAAATGATGTCAGCGAATTGGATAATCGCCGGGATCTGTTGGGCTTACTGGCGATCGCCCTGTTATTGGCGATCGTCTTACCGGCACCGAGACTGATCACCCAGTGGTTAAATATAATTTGA